In Desulfovibrio inopinatus DSM 10711, the sequence GATGTAATATAACAAAAATGTTGGAGGGAAGTGTGGAACAATTTGATTCTGGTGGGACTGCCCCGTCTCCTGAGCGCTCCCATAAAAACCGATATGTTGCTCGAGCAAAGATATCGGAAGAATCATTTCGACGGATTGTCAGTTTGTTTGCGCTTGATATTGAAGCGGGAAAAATAGCCGAATCAACAGGATTTTCACGAAACACCATCAACACCTATCTGCGCCGTATTCGCGTTCGAATTGCGAGATACTGTTTGGAGCAGGCCCCAATCTTCAAAAAACTATCGCACGGAAGTGCGTTTTTCATCATCGGCCGAACACTCGGCGGTGGACGATACTATAAAAAAGGGCCGGGCTTATTATATGGAATCCTCCGAGCAGATCGAACCCTGTTTGTCGAAATCATGCCTGATTGCGAACGATCGACACTGACGGCAGTGCTCTCTGGCTCAATGTACGCTCAGGGACAGATCAATCTTGGCTATTGGAAATCGTTCGAAACACCGCTCACTCCAGGAGGTTTGGAGGATCTTTTTTTACGTCCTTCAACAAGTAATGTCCTTCAACGAATAGTATCGCCCGAAGCGACGTTGGCCGCTTTTCTTGATTTTTGTCGTGTCCGTCTTGAAAAATTCCGTGGCCTTCGAAGTGAAACCATTCGACTGCATATGAAAGAATGTGAATTTCGCTTCAATAATAATGGCAAGAATATTTATACACTCACCATGCAAATCTTAGAGAAAGATCCGTTGAATTAATGCCTGTCGAGTTCCCCCACTCCCCCTCTTTTCCACTTTTAACAATATATAGCTTAAGTACATTCTCGCCTTATCTCCTCATGAGAGTCCCCATATTGATATGAGCATGAAGCATAACCTTCAAAGCACGCTGTCAGCCTCATCCGACACATCGCTCCATTTTTTCCGATATCAGCACGAATGATGTGAAAGCACTTGTCGGAGTTTTTCCGAGGCAACCTCTCGGACTTTGTCGATCTCTTGCTCTTGGCGTGTATTTCTCTTCTTCGCCCTCTTCTATCCTACTCTGTGAAAATATTGTTACAGTTATGCTCTCTCGCAAGAAAGACTATACGCAATCGCATGGAACGATTGGTCACAATGGAAAGCGATACGAAATTTTCCACGGCAATATATCGTTTTGAAATTATAGCAAATAATTTTGTATCCTCCCAGATACCTTTCTTTGAAGAGCAAATATTTGGAAGCCTCTCTTCCTGTTTATAATCAGTTCGTAACGGAAACATAACCACCTCGGCATTTACTTCACAATGGAAGACGATACGCCGGACCATACATCTTTACACAACTTCAATGAGGTGGAAAATGAAAGTTTTGAAAAATGTTGTTGGATTTATCTTTACATTTGCACTCCTTGTCCCTTCCGTGGCCTTGGCAGATGTCAACCTGGTTGGATCCGGTGCGAGCTTTCCAGCTCCTTTATACACGACTTGGTTCAAAACCTTCAGCCGTGAAAATTCCGGTGTTCAGGTGAGTTACCAGTCCAAAGGAAGCGGCGCCGGCATTCGCGATTTCCAAAATCATGTTGTCGATTTTGGTGCCAGCGATGCGGCTATGTCTGCCGAAGAGATCTCCAAAGTTGCCGAAGGAGTTCAACTTCTTCCCATGACCGCCGGTGAAATTGTGCTTTCGTACAATCTGAAAGGCGTGAAGGAACTGAAGCTGCCTCGGGAAGCCTATTCTAAAATTTATCTTGGTGAAATCACCAAGTGGAACGACCCCATCATTGCCAAAGCCAATCCTGGCGTAAAGCTTCCTGATGAAAACATCACCGTTGTCGCTCGTGCCGACAGCTCCGGAACGACCTTTAACTTCACCCAGCATTTGGCCGCTATCAATAAAGAATTCAAAGACAAAGTTGGTTCCGGCAAAACCGTTGACTGGCCGCTTGGTGATCATCTCGTTAAATCGCCCAAAAACGACGGCGTTGCAGCCACCATCATGCAAACTCCCGGTGCAATTGGATACATTGAATTCGGCTATGCCAAAATGACGAAACTCCCCATGGCTTCCCTGGAAAACAAGGCGGGGAAATTCGTTGCTCCTGGTCTTGCCGGCGGACAAGCTGCGCTGGCCAACGTGACCTTACCCGAAAACATGATTGTATTTGTGACCGATCCGGAAGGCGCTGATTCCTACCCCATGGTGACCTACACCTGGATGCTTTTCTACAAGACCTACCAAGATAAAGAAAAACTGGAATGGATCCACAAGCTCATTGATTACTGCTTGTTCAAAGGTCAGGCTATTTCTGACAAAGCCGGATATATCCCTCTCCCTGAAACAGTTGTGAAAAAAGTATCGGAAGCGGCAAAAACCATTCAATAAATTCATTCTTTTAAAATGAATATAAGGCAGATCTGATGGATTCCCAAAAAGAACTGCCCATGAAGTGGGGCGAGAGTTATGCTACGCCCCCTTCATTTAGGGACAGGCTATTCGACAAGGCGTTTCGTGGTATGGCGTACATTTTTACGACGCTGACAATTGTGTTGCTTGCCTACATTCTGTTTGAAATCGGCGGGAAAGCCATTCCTGCGATGCAGAAATATGGTTTGAACTTACTCGTTTCTACACAATGGGATGTAAATCAAAATATCTTTGGCATTTTACCGGAAATTTGGGGAACGCTCTACAGCGCTCTGTTCGCTTTGGTTGTCGGCGGTGTTTTCGGTGTAGCTATTGCGATTTTTCTGACACAGGACTTTTTGCCACATAAGATCGAAATTGTTCTTAAAAACATTATTGAGATGCTGGCAGCTATTCCAAGTGTTGTTTATGGGCTGTGGGGAATTTTCGTGCTTATTCCTATCATCCGGCCATTTGCTAATTTTCTTCATGCGTACTTTGGGTGGGTTCCCTTCTTTGGAACCGAACTCAGTGGCCCAGGCCTTTTTCCCGGAGCGCTGGTGCTTTCCATCATGATTTTGCCTACGGTCGCTGCCGTTTCCCAAGATGCATTTCGTGCCATACCGTACAAGACCAAAGAAGCGGTATATGGAATGGGAGCGACTCGCTGGGAAGCCATTTTGCGCGTCATGCTGCCAACAGCATCCGGTGGAATTTTTGGAGCTTTGGTACTTGGGTTTGGTCGGGCACTCGGAGAAACCATGGCTTTGGCCATGCTTGTCGGGAATTCCAACCAGATATCGCTTTCATTATTTTCCCCTGCCAACACTCTTGCCGCTTTGCTTGCATTGAACTTTCCCGAGGCAGGAACAACAGAGGTCGAAGTGCTCATGTTCGCCGCCATTGTCTTGTTGGTCATTACGTTGGTGGTGAACGTGGTTGGACAATTGATCATTAATTACAGCCAACCCGGAGGAGCCAAACGATGACCTCGCACACCCTCCCGACTGACACCATTGTGAAGAAGCCAAATTTTGAGACTCAACGTTTTGAAGGTCGTGCTCTTCAATCGTACATTTTGAGTACGATTACTATCGTCATGGCTGTATCTGCATGTCTTCCTTTGTTCTCTGTTATCATTATGCTGCTCTATCGCGGCGGAAAACGCTTTTCCATGGAAGTTCTCTACGCGTTACCTCCAACAGCGTTTGAGACCGGGGGCG encodes:
- the pstS gene encoding phosphate ABC transporter substrate-binding protein PstS translates to MKVLKNVVGFIFTFALLVPSVALADVNLVGSGASFPAPLYTTWFKTFSRENSGVQVSYQSKGSGAGIRDFQNHVVDFGASDAAMSAEEISKVAEGVQLLPMTAGEIVLSYNLKGVKELKLPREAYSKIYLGEITKWNDPIIAKANPGVKLPDENITVVARADSSGTTFNFTQHLAAINKEFKDKVGSGKTVDWPLGDHLVKSPKNDGVAATIMQTPGAIGYIEFGYAKMTKLPMASLENKAGKFVAPGLAGGQAALANVTLPENMIVFVTDPEGADSYPMVTYTWMLFYKTYQDKEKLEWIHKLIDYCLFKGQAISDKAGYIPLPETVVKKVSEAAKTIQ
- the pstC gene encoding phosphate ABC transporter permease subunit PstC, with the protein product MDSQKELPMKWGESYATPPSFRDRLFDKAFRGMAYIFTTLTIVLLAYILFEIGGKAIPAMQKYGLNLLVSTQWDVNQNIFGILPEIWGTLYSALFALVVGGVFGVAIAIFLTQDFLPHKIEIVLKNIIEMLAAIPSVVYGLWGIFVLIPIIRPFANFLHAYFGWVPFFGTELSGPGLFPGALVLSIMILPTVAAVSQDAFRAIPYKTKEAVYGMGATRWEAILRVMLPTASGGIFGALVLGFGRALGETMALAMLVGNSNQISLSLFSPANTLAALLALNFPEAGTTEVEVLMFAAIVLLVITLVVNVVGQLIINYSQPGGAKR